One Heterodontus francisci isolate sHetFra1 chromosome 13, sHetFra1.hap1, whole genome shotgun sequence genomic window, CGTCATTGCTTTAATCCTGTCTTTGATTGCAATTCTAGCAACTTTGTTTAACTCTGCTGTAATAGCTGCTATTTGTATTACAAAAAAACTGCACCAACCTGCAAACTATCTCATATGTTCCCTGGCTCTGACAGACCTCCTTGTTGCTATTTTAGTGATGCCTATCAGTATTCTGTACATTACCACAGAGGCCTGGGTTCTGGGTTATATTGTTTGTGAGGCATGGCTGAGCTTGGATATGACCTTCTGCACATGCTCAATCCTCCATCTGTGTGTGATTGCCCTGGACAGATACTGGGCCATCACAGATGCCATAGAATACGCTAGAAAAAGGACTGCGAAGCGTGCAGGAGTCATGATAGCGGCCGTATGGGCCATTTCTGTTTTCATATCCATGCCTCCCCTGTTTTGGAGGAGCCACGATGTTAACAGTACAGGGAAGCAATGCATCATCGAGCACGACCACGTAATCTACACCATTTATTCAACGTTTGGTGCTTTCTACGTTCCATTGGCTTTAATTCTCGTTCTCTACTACCGCATCTACCACGCAGCCAAGAACCTTTACCAGAAGCGCGGCTCCAGCCGTCACTTCAGCAGTCGGAGCACCGACAGCCAAATATCCACATACATGCGGGCAAACACCTTCTGCGTGTCGGATCTGCACAGCTCCGAGCCTGCGCTGAAGTTCTacaacaatcatgtgacagtcaggGTCCCATCGCTCGAAAATGGGGTGGGGAGCACGTGCGAGCGCCAGCAGATCTCTCGCTCAAGGGAGCGGAAAGCAGCTCGCATTCTGGGACTCATACTCGGGGCTTTCATTATCTGCTGGCTTCCCTTCTTCATCAAAGAGCTTCTTGTGGGCCTGCACCTTTGGGCTGCTTCTCCTGTGGTTGCTGACTTACTGACATGGCTGGGCTATGTcaattctttaattaacccactctTATACACAAGTTTTAATGAAGATTTCAAGTTCGCCTTCAGGAAGCTGACAAGGTGCAGAAAGCATAGTTAAATATCCTCTGAACAAGAAGGTTATGTGTCTTGTCAGCTGCCTTAGAAAACGTGCTTTTAATGATGAGATTTTGTTTGCAGTTGCTGAAGGAAAATTAAATTATCTTTTGTCTACTTGAAAATCAGTGCTATATCATTTAATATTTTTTGCAATAGTAATATTTTGTAAAGTATCTGGAAACAATATTTAAAAATACAAAAACAAGTTTTTTCTCTGTGTAAAAGCATATTGCTGATTTAAAGAAACAATAAgaataattttgactttgtgcgataggGCCTGACCAAATGAACGGTCAAATcttacaaatttcacagtcactacattttaagaatcgtgaatttcacaatttcacaaCATCATACATTTCActgtcgcaacaaaccatgaaaattatttatttaatacaaaaaagacaagggaggtttcatGTTTCAAATGGCAACCTGCAACTTCATTTTCTTCATTTCCTATGTTTGTGCTGTGAACACTGGTCCacatttagacacagctctctctgcaGCCAGCGTttattggaattgtcagacagtgccatGCCAGCCTTGCaaagtgggggattctgcattctaCTGAATTCTAAAACTGCAAACAGGCAAAGTAAAATCtgtttcttttgcaatgcttttataagcagaaATTTCTAgccttgtcaaagccaggaatcaaacaaatgagtttaaatccaccatcaacaaaTGTATTTGTACAGGGTTAAAGATACAGCTTTCAGGGATGCTGCAGAAGATTGATCTTCCTTCTCAGTCCTCTCTCCCTCCACATTCTCTTTTtctgcttcctctctctctctcaccttctcaatcgcctcctctctctcttccagcCTCCTCTTGAAtcctagagagatacagcaccgaaacaggcccttcagcccaccaagtctgtgctgaccatcaaccacccatttatactaatcctacattaatccaattttccctctcacatcccctcaattcttctaccacctacctacactaggggcaattttttcaatggccaatttacctatcaacccacaagtctttggcatgtgggaggaaaccagagcacccagaggaaacctacacagttacagggagaacttgcaaactccacacaggcagtacccagaactgaacctgggtcgctggagctgtgaggctgcggtgctaaccattgtgccgcaCGCTCTTGCTCTCGCCCTCCCCTCTCGCACTTTCAcacgctcctctatctctccctcctcgctctctttctccctctccagtctccctctctcctctctccctccactcttgctccctcactccctcccttctCTTCTGCCTCCTCTCCTTccacctctccctctgtctcctctcagtctctccctcttgcctcccctcactctgcctcctctcacactccctcccgcatctctcattctctccctccctcctttctctctccatcctctctccctctttctctcttccccacctctccctctctctttcccaccattccctctctctccctccactggaTCTCACTTGctcgcttcctctctctctccacattctctccctcccccctctctctctccctcccctttctcttctcttcctttctctccctttccctccttctacctcctctctctctctcctcgctctctccttcttcctcctcctctctctgtctctctgctgctctctctgcctcatctctcactctctccctctctcctcctttctcgctgtctccatccttgctctctctccccctccagtctccctcctctctccattcctctctctccctctcctctcctccctcactctcaccttctatctctcctccctcctctctctgctcccctcctctccctctccctccctccttccctccttccctccctcctcctatctttcactctctcctgctctccctctctcctcctctctcattctctccctccactctctctcactccctctctccttgcacctctcgctctgcctcctctctcactctctccccctcgcgctcccGCAACTCTCATTCtctgcctcctctccctctctctttcctctcgccctctctccattctctctccctctttctctctctctcctcatctcactctcttccccacatctccctctctctccctttctcttcctcccCTTTCTCGCAttctctcactctccttctctcttcctttctctccctTTGCCTCTCTGTCGCTCTGCtgctctcgctctgcctcctttctcactccctccttgctctctctctctctccccctcctctctctccctcctctttctctcctcctctctctctcgctctttctccctcctcgcgctctctctctccctcctcgctCTTTCTCCCTTCTTGCTCCTTCGCTCTCTtttcctcctctctcttcctctctctcctgctctttctctcactccttccctcactcctcttctctccctctcccatcctctccctcttctcctcgctgcctcctcactctctcatCTCGCGTTCTctccctccgctctctctctccctccgcgctCTCTCTCCATTtttcctctctctcctttctccctctctctctatctccttctccaacctctctctctgctcctctctccctgcctcctctttcgctgtcttcctctgtcctcctctctcaggctccccctcctcactctttctctctctccctcctcgctctcactctctcccttctctccctctccctttcctctctctctccgctctctctctttccatatttctctctcactatttgtctctctctcaactctctcccctctctatctctctcccactctcctctctctccttctcaataccctctccctctcccacactctcctccactttctccctccttgctctctccctcacgctcctcgctctcgctctctctccttcctctccctctctccctcttctcttcagctctctcttcctatctctcttctctctctatttctttatCTCCttctcactcttctctctctcactttccttcccctctccctctcacttttt contains:
- the LOC137376780 gene encoding 5-hydroxytryptamine receptor 1E, whose protein sequence is MNFTNCSYESFPGRTKPFTERSVIALILSLIAILATLFNSAVIAAICITKKLHQPANYLICSLALTDLLVAILVMPISILYITTEAWVLGYIVCEAWLSLDMTFCTCSILHLCVIALDRYWAITDAIEYARKRTAKRAGVMIAAVWAISVFISMPPLFWRSHDVNSTGKQCIIEHDHVIYTIYSTFGAFYVPLALILVLYYRIYHAAKNLYQKRGSSRHFSSRSTDSQISTYMRANTFCVSDLHSSEPALKFYNNHVTVRVPSLENGVGSTCERQQISRSRERKAARILGLILGAFIICWLPFFIKELLVGLHLWAASPVVADLLTWLGYVNSLINPLLYTSFNEDFKFAFRKLTRCRKHS